The Mercurialis annua linkage group LG2, ddMerAnnu1.2, whole genome shotgun sequence genome contains a region encoding:
- the LOC126668687 gene encoding uncharacterized protein LOC126668687 produces MDPPQDNTLPATNREDRETEPPALNLFPPTSEEGETSDPLAIRQTMPPIAIAPDEGPINNQAMFKAFLEITSLLKDIKQSISLKSPEQGSAKSPVQKSTSTMDKGKEPMREEDAPENSARKQNAPIIIPDEERWMDEQHTLKGGEEHLEEKVRQVMSRLGIRCEDVDISLRSDSPLADFIISHEFPTKFRYPPNLESYDGTGCPKSHIHKFQAVINVQTNLDHVLCKLFPTTLKGLAQEWYQSLKPGSVLTFKQFSGLFQARFVACIPQKKLSTDLLAIMQWEGETLRKYVERFNKEAMQIEDLSQEIAYTALLNGTTNSDLRKELLAKSPKSFTTLMTIAHTQIRVDDGQREIENRLGRVEERTFAERRNGDRSPIGNRFGEKGNDHFRNKRKKDEDRRYTPLNTTRTNVLFWVKDSREKVRWPRKMNVASASKRDNSKYCEFHRDNGHTTDECWHLKEEIEKLIERGSLSQFVKRDTEARETESERKKERKEEIARRPRPEPAGVVNVIMGGSTGGDSNTTRKKAARTVYSVSPGAPNAKKFRSVSFSEVDSHGLSVPHEDALVVKGRLNNFEVSRMLVDTGSSVNMITMEVFGRIGLKKENLTHVTTPLVGLGGKSVQVEGSLEINIQLGDGEIYKEIRAEFMVVNMDFAYNAILGRPLLHDTCASICMRYLLMKIPTREGDAEVRGCQKSAREAYFTALRKVHITLPVLTMEPPEKKERAEHYGRTEKIELSPGKEIEVGDELEEKIRRSLTENLRSLGDSFAWTTDELIGVDPDVICHRLNIATDAKAVIQKKRRHSPEKQLAIAEEIARLKAANVIKDAYYPKWVANVVMVKKSNGTYRMCVDFTDLNKACPKDSFPLPHIDQLVDSTAGHALYTFLDAKAGYHQIPMAPEDQEKTAFITDQGLFCYKMMPFGLKNAGATYQRLVNSIFRDQIGKHMEVYVDDMIIKSIRAEDHPTDVKIVLETLKRYQLKLNPEKCVFGVPAGKFLGYMVSQRGIEANPDKIEAVLKMTPPRSIHEVQKLNGRITALGRFMSCSAKRCLPFFKTLKQIKNFTWTAECQQAFEELKSFLSSPPLLARPDPGDVLYLYISCSDETIAAVLVSEKGGEQYPIYYISKVLRDAELRYPKLEKLALCVYTATIKLRHYFEGHQVIVRTDQPLRKILQKAETSGRIAEWAVKIGSLGVIYEARKALKAQALADFFAELTFKEPMEDKTTPWEMHVDGAVCGEGAGIGVVLKGPGKIQMEYSARLEFPASNNVAEYEALITGLQLCEELNISEVQICSDSQLVVNQVSGNFEVKEATLKKYAKQAKTFFANNGRSWSLQQIPRAMNGRSDELAKWAATKNYDPMRNIPHEIKRQPSFQEEVEEGEVLMVEGEETWMSPLTAYLANGILPEDKKEAKRIVILSSKFGIYNGQLYKRSFTHPWLRCVNKEEGEYIMKELHEGTCGAHDGASTLVRKALLQGYYWPTMKEQATTLVRGCWPCQQHALVPRKQASEMKPIGSAWPFAQWGMDILGPLPLATGQRKFLVVAIDHFTKWIEAEPLFDSAKFRKFCAEYQIDLRFTSVYHPQSNGQTEVANRILLAGLKRRLDECKGRWVEELYSVLWNYRTTPRESTGETPFALAYGTEAVIPVEIGAPTPRTEDNQLNLEENEEELRNNLDLLVEKINRSDIRMEAYRQKMAKHFNSHVKKRKFKLGDLVMRKTEVKKGEAGSGKLQPNWEGPYTISEVIKEGTFKLTNSMGRIIPRTWNANNLRKI; encoded by the exons ATGGATCCCCCACAAGATAATACTCTACCAGCTACCAACCGAGAAGACAGGGAAACAGAACCACCGGCCCTAAATCTGTTTCCCCCAACCagcgaagaaggagaaaccagcGACCCCCTGGCGATAAGACAGACGATGCCTCCGATAGCCATAGCACCAGATGAAGGGCCAATCAACAACCAAGCAATGTTCAAGGCTTTCCTAGAAATCACCAGTCTACTCAAAGATATCAAACAGAGTATCTCGTTAAAATCGCCAGAACAGGGATCAGCGAAATCACCAGTACAGAAGTCAACGTCAACCATGGACAAGGGAAAAGAACCAATGCGAGAGGAAGATGCCCCTGAAAATTCCGCAAGGAAACAAAATGCCCCCATCATAATTCCAGACGAAGAACGTTGGATGGATGAACAACACACCCTCAAAGGCGGAGAAGAGCATCTGGAGGAAAAAGTCCGCCAAGTCATGAGCAGGCTTGGAATAAGATGTGAAGACGTGGACATCTCTCTTCGAAGTGACTCACCACTCGCAGATTTCATCATCTCTCACGAGTTCCCTACAAAGTTCAGATACCCCCCAAATTTGGAGTCGTACGATGGAACAGGCTGTCCCAAGAGCCATATTCACAAATTCCAAGCGGTGATCAATGTTCAGACAAACTTGGATCACGTACTATGTAAACTTTTTCCTACTACCTTAAAAGGTCTGGCGCAGGAATGGTACCAGAGTTTAAAGCCAGGATCAGTACTGACGTTCAAACAATTCTCAGGACTTTTTCAGGCTAGATTCGTAGCATGCATCCCTCAAAAGAAGCTATCCACAGATCTGCTGGCCATCATGCAATGGGAAGGAGAGACACTCAGGAAGTACGTAGAAAGATTCAATAAGGAGGCGATGCAGATAGAAGACCTGAGCCAGGAGATCGCCTACACAGCATTACTCAATGGAACTACCAACTCCGACCTACGAAAGGAATTATTggctaaatcaccaaaatcattTACCACACTGATGACCATCGCACATACACAGATCAGGGTGGATGATGGCCAGAGAGAAATAGAGAATCGCCTCGGACGGGTAGAAGAACGAACGTTTGCAGAAAGAAGAAATGGGGACAGATCGCCCATAGGAAATAGGTTCGGAGAAAAAGGCAATGACCATTTCAGaaacaaaaggaaaaaagacGAAGATAGGCGATATACGCCCCTGAACACAACCAGAACCAACGTACTGTTTTGGGTAAAAGACAGCCGAGAGAAGGTCAGATGGCCAAGGAAGATGAACGTTGCATCAGCCAGCAAAAGAGACAATAGCAAATACTGTGAATTTCACAGAGACAACGGCCACACCACAGATGAATGCTGGCACCTGAAGGAGGAGATAGAGAAATTGATAGAAAGGGGATCCCTTTCCCAGTTCGTAAAAAGGGACACCGAAGCCAGAGAGACAgaatcagaaagaaagaaagagcggAAAGAAGAAATCGCCAGAAGACCCAGACCAGAGCCAGCAGGCGTGGTTAATGTAATAATGGGCGGATCGACCGGAGGAGACAGCAATACTACAAGGAAGAAAGCTGCAAGAACAGTCTACTCGGTTAGCCCAGGTGCACCGAATGCTAAGAAATTCAGAAGCGTATCTTTTTCGGAGGTCGATAGTCATGGCTTATCAGTCCCCCATGAGGACGCCCTAGTTGTCAAGGGGCGACTCAACAATTTCGAGGTATCTCGGATGCTCGTAGACACGGGAAGTTCGGTAAACATGATCACGATGGAGGTGTTCGGCAGAATTGGGctcaagaaagaaaatttgacaCATGTTACTACTCCACTAGTGGGACTAGGAGGCAAATCTGTACAGGTGGAAGGATCACTGGAGATAAACATCCAACTGGGGGATGGAGAGATCTACAAAGAGATCCGAGCAGAATTCATGGTGGTCAATATGGATTTCGCATACAATGCAATTCTCGGAAGGCCACTCTTGCACGATACATGCGCATCCATTTGCATGAGGTACCTACTGATGAAAATCCCAACCAGAGAAGGCGATGCCGAAGTCAGAGGATGCCAAAAGTCAGCCAGAGAAGCATACTTTACAGCTCTCAGGAAGGTACATATAACCTTGCCAGTACTAACAATGGAACCTCCAGAGAAGAAGGAAAGGGCGGAGCATTATGGGCGAACTGAGAAAATCGAATTATCCCCAGGAAAGGAGATAGAAGTGGGAGATGAGCTGGAAGAAAAAATCAGACGATCTCTGACCGAAAACCTCAGATCGCTTGGAGACTCCTTTGCCTGGACAACAGACGAATTGATCGGAGTAGACCCGGACGTCATATGTCATCGGTTAAACATAGCGACCGACGCGAAGGCAGTGATACAAAAGAAGAGAAGGCACTCGCCCGAAAAACAACTCGCCATCGCAGAAGAGATCGCCCGGTTAAAAGCAGCAAACGTGATCAAAGACGCCTATTACCCCAAGTGGGTAGCAAATGTGGTGATGGTAAAAAAGTCCAATGGCACTTACCGAATGTGCGTGGACTTCACAGATCTGAATAAAGCATGTCCCAAAGATAGTTTCCCACTTCCACACATTGATCAGTTAGTAGACTCCACAGCAGGTCACGCCCTCTACACATTCCTAGATGCCAAGGCGGGATATCACCAGATACCCATGGCACCTGAAGATCAGGAGAAGACGGCCTTCATAACGGACCAGGGATTATTTTGTTACAAGATGATGCCCTTCGGTTTGAAGAACGCAGGAGCCACATATCAGCGGCTGGTGAACTCAATATTCAGAGATCAGATAGGAAAacacatggaagtttatgtggatgacatgattATCAAGAGCATCCGAGCTGAAGACCACCCAACAGATGTGAAGATAGTCCTGGAGACGTTAAAGAGATACCAGCTAAAACTCAATCCGGAAAAGTGCGTGTTCGGAGTACCGGCAGGCAAGTTCTTGGGGTACATGGTCTCTCAGAGGGGTATCGAGGCTAACCCAGATAAAATCGAAGCGGTCTTAAAAATGACACCGCCACGGAGCATACATGAAGTCCAGAAGCTCAACGGCCGGATCACTGCTCTAGGTCGATTCATGTCCTGCTCGGCAAAACGATGCCTGCCTTTCTTCAAAACCCTGAAACAGATCAAGAACTTCACATGGACCGCAGAATGCCAGCAGGCGTTTGAAGAATTGAAAAGCTTCCTATCCTCGCCCCCACTGTTGGCGAGACCGGATCCGGGCGAcgtgttatatttatacatctcttGCTCTGACGAAACAATAGCAGCAGTATTGGTGTCGGAAAAAGGAGGCGAACAATACCCGATCTACTATATTAGCAAAGTACTCAGAGATGCGGAGCTGAGATACCCGAAGTTGGAGAAGCTGGCGCTATGCGTATACACCGCCACCATCAAGCTCCGACATTACTTCGAAGGACACCAAGTCATTGTACGGACCGACCAACCACTACGAAAAATCCTCCAGAAGGCAGAAACAAGTGGACGCATAGCAGAATGGGCCGTCAAAATAGGAAGTCTGGGCGTTATCTATGAAGCTCGGAAAGCACTGAAAGCACAAGCACTAGCCGACTTCTTCGCTGAACTAACATTCAAAGAACCCATGGAGGACAAAACGACTCCCTGGGAGATGCACGTCGATGGAGCAGTTTGCGGAGAAGGAGCAGGCATCGGAGTCGTGCTCAAAGGACCAGGAAAAATCCAAATGGAATACTCAGCAAGACTCGAGTTTCCAGCCTCCAACAACGTTGCGGAATATGAGGCGCTGATAACAGGGTTGCAACTATGCGAAGAGCTCAACATCTCCGAAGTCCAGATCTGCAGTGATTCACAACTGGTCGTGAACCAAGTCTCGGGGAACTTCGAGGTAAAGGAAGCTACATTGAAGAAGTACGCCAAGCAGGCCAAAACCTTCTTTGCCAATAATGGGCGATCCTGGTCGCTACAGCAAATACCCAGAGCAATGAATGGAAGATCCGACGAATTGGCAAAGTGGGCAGCAACGAAGAATTACGACCCAATGAGAAACATTCCTCATGAAATCAAACGACAACCTAGCTTTCAAGAAGAAGTTGAAGAAGGCGAAGTACTGATGGTAGAAGGGGAAGAAACCTGGATGTCCCCCCTCACAGCATACCTGGCTAATGGAATACTCCCCGAGGATAAGAAGGAAGCCAAAAGGATAGTGATACTTTCATCAAAGTTCGGAATATACAACGGCCAGCTGTACAAACGGTCATTCACCCATCCCTGGCTAAGATGTGTGAACAAAGAAGAAGGGGAGTACATCATGAAAGAATTACATGAGGGGACCTGCGGAGCACATGACGGAGCATCAACACTGGTCAGGAAAGCACTACTACAAGGCTATTATTGGCCCACGATGAAAGAACAAGCTACAACGCTAGTAAGGGGATGCTGGCCTTGCCAGCAACATGCCTTGGTACCAAGAAAGCAAGCTTCAGAAATGAAACCCATCGGCAGTGCATGGCCGTTCGCCCAGTGGGGTATGGACATCCTGGGACCTCTCCCTTTGGCGACAGGACAACGGAAGTTCCTAGTAGTGGCAATCGACCACTTCACCAAATGGATAGAAGCGGAACCACTG ttcgacTCAGCAAAGTTTAGAAAGTTTTGTGCCGAGTATCAAATCGACCTAAGGTTCACTTCGGTTTACCATCCACAATCGAATGGGCAAACCGAAGTGGCCAACAGAATCCTACTGGCCGGACTAAAAAGAAGACTAGACGAGTGCAAAGGAAGATGGGTAGAAGAACTCTACAGTGTCCTATGGAATTACCGTACCACCCCTAGAGAATCAACGGGCGAAACACCATTCGCCCTAGCCTATGGAACGGAGGCTGTAATCCCTGTAGAGATCGGCGCACCCACGCCAAGGACAGAAGACAACCAGCTAAACCTAGAAGAAAACGAAGAAGAGCTCAGGAACAATCTAGATCTCCTGGTTGAAAAAATCAACAGATCAGACATCAGGATGGAAGCCTACAGACAAAAgatggccaaacatttcaacagccatgtaaagaaaagaaaattcaaactagGCGACCTAGTCATGCGAAAAACCGAAgtcaaaaaaggagaagcaGGAAGTGGAAAACTGCAgccaaactgggaaggaccttacACCATCAGCGAGGTCATCAAAGAAGGAACATTTAAACTCACCAACTCCATGGGAAGAATCATACCAAGGACATGGAACGCCAACAACTTGAGGAAAATTTAG